One genomic region from Cryptococcus deuterogattii R265 chromosome 7, complete sequence encodes:
- a CDS encoding sugar transporter: MPDWHNIPNASDRLKWYQNKGALKLNFVIFVGMILNGYDGSLISGLQASDAWQEDLNYPRGVRLGMLNAVGNIAGFVVGPVIAYIDEHWGRRWGIRFYGYTILIGSIIGCIAGVSNVNGYALFCTGRAIIGLGLASFLMTSLIVVQEIAHPRSRETVAASWNSYYILGLVIAAWVVFGCTGYMTSSWSWRIPYIIQVPMALYILIAVQFVPETPRFLLSQGRDEEAFAFLVEYHGNGDREDPLVLFEFEEMKEAIEQEKVAKAEKWSTIVKNPSNRHRLGLAVLMIFLTNLSGSSIIYYYYTTVFDLVGITESSVQTGINAGLTIFTWFCQIGAVYTGRFVGRRKIILWVWPTLLLGLIGLCVSSGVFANSNDQGNTKAGIATVVMVWIYLGCFNFSNPILYSYPAEVQTFSMRSKGLLIWNTVSQLEGAYVTWVDAIALDSIGYKYYAVYMPLVIIQWFLVYFYMVETKGYTLEEIALAFDSKENLTTVNILPAVEQEQDVEDVETKRRSTDDRLL, from the exons ATGCCAGACTGGCACAATAT TCCCAACGCAAGCGATCGCCTGAAATGGTATCAAAACAAAGGTGCTCTCAAGCTCAATTT TGTCATCTTTGTTGGGATGATCCTTAATGGAT ACGATGGATCCCTTATCTCTGGTCTTCAGGCCTCCGACGCCTGGCAAGAGGACCTCAATTACCCGCGAGGTGTTCGTCTAGGTATGCTCAATGCGGTTGGTAACATTGCCGGATTTGTTGTGGGCCCTGTTATTGCGTACATCGACGAGCACTGGGGACGGCGTTGGGGTATTCGAT TTTACGGTTATACAATCTTGATTGGATCCATCATTGGCTGTATTGCTGGTGTCTCCAACGTCAATGGTTACGCCT TATTCTGTACCGGTAGAGCCATCATAGGTCTTGGTCTtgcctccttcctcatgACCAGCTTGATTGTCGTCCAGGAGATCGCTCATCCTCGTAGCCGAGAAACTGTGGCCGCGTCTTGG AACTCTTACTACATCCTTGGGTTGGTCATTGCCGCCTGGGTGGTCTTTGGCTGCACTGGTTATATGACTAGCTCGTGGTCATGGCGTATTCCTTATATCATTCAAGTACCTATGGCGCTCTATATTCTCATTGCCGTTCAATTTGTCCCTGAAACACCTCGTTTCCTACTCTCTCAAGGTCgcgatgaagaggcttTTGCATTCTTGGTCGAATACCATGGGAATGGTGACCGAGAAGACCCTCTGGTGCTTtttgagtttgaggagatgaaggaggcaATCGAACAGGAGAAGGTTGCCAAGGCTGAGAAGTGGTCAACCATTGTGAAAAATCCTTCCAATAGGCATAGATTAGGGTTGGCCGTTCTCATGATTTTCTTGACCAAC CTTTCAGGAT CTTCCATCATCTACTACTATT ACACCACTGTGTTCGATCTCGTTGGTATTACGGAAAGCAGTGTGCAGACAGGTATCAACGCCGGCCttaccatcttcacctGGTTTTGTCAGATTGGCGCCGTCTACACAGGACGTTTCGTTGGTCGCCGCAAGATTATCCTTTGGGTGTGGCCAACTTTGCTGCTTGGTTTAATTGGCCTTTGTGTATCGAGCGGTGTGTTCGCCAATAGTAATGACCAGGGCAACACCAAAGCTGGTATCGCTAC GGTCGTTATGGTTTGGATCTATCTCGGTTGTTTCAATTTCTCCAACCCCATTCTTTACTCTT ATCCTGCTGAAGTACAGACGTTTTCTATGCGAAGCAAAGGCCTGTTGATTTGGAATACTGTATCGCAACTGGAGGGCGCGTACGTCACTTGGGTCGATGCTATTGCACTTGATTCCATTGGATACAAGTACTATGCGGTCTATATGCCGTTGGTAATCATTCAATGGTTCTTGGTCTATTTCT ACATGGTTGAGACTAAGGGTTACACTCTCGAGGAGATCGCTTTGGCTTTCGATAGCAAAGAAAATCTCACGACTGTCAACATCTTGCCTGCGGTTGAGCAAGAACaggatgtggaggatgtggagacGAAGCGAAGGAGCACGGATGATAGGTTGTTATAG
- a CDS encoding peptide-methionine (S)-S-oxide reductase, whose protein sequence is MVNFKTPPTPTVPTAIKAKEERKAGEGVEQAIFASGCFWGTEHLFTKHYGNLPQFSAISGYTGGHAESPSYRQVCTGATGHAEAVKVTYQSGSVAYAELVEFFYRTHDPTTVDRQGPDTGTQYRSAIFYTTPEQEEIAKKVTAEVQEKYLKGRPIVTQIAKAGPFYQAEDYHQNYLDNNPGGYECPTHRFYW, encoded by the exons ATGGTCAATTTCAAAACCCCTCCTACCCCTACAGTGCCAACTGCTATCAAGGCGAAGGAAGAACGCAAGGCTGGTGAAGGTG TCGAACAAGCCATCTTCGCCTCTGGATGCTTC TGGGGTACTGAACATCTCTTCACCAAGCACTATGGGAATCTTCCTCAGTTCTCTGCTATTTCAGGTTACACCGGTGGTCATGCCGAGAGCCCTT CATACAGACAAGTCTGCACAGGAGCTACCGGTCATGCCGAGGCTGTCAAAGTGACTTACCAAAGCGGATCTGTCGCCTATGCTGAGCTCGTGGAATTTTTCTACCGAACGCATGACCCTACTACCGTTGACAGGCAAGGTCCTGATACTGGTACTC AATACAGAAGTGCTATTTTCTATACTACACcagagcaagaggagattgctAAGAAGGTGACTGCGGAGGTTCAGGAGAAGTA TCTCAAGGGAAGACCCATTGTTACTCAGATTGCTAAAGCTGGCCCTTTCTACCAGGCGGAGGATTACCACCAAAACTACT TGGATAACAATCCTGGAGGATACGAGTGTCCTACTCATAGATTTTACTGGTAG
- a CDS encoding alpha-amylase, which yields MAHHANEDHRGKPGNFTMMQYFEWYAEGGGVHWKKYEKDSERLANMGITACWIPPPTKASSPKGTGYDIYDVWDLGEFDQKGSVGTKWGTKEDLLKAINAASEKGIITYIDAVLNHKAGADDTEEFMATMVDENNRNKEVGEMHNIEGWTKFTFPGRGDKYSSMKWNFNHFTGVDYDAKTETTAIFKIQGDGKHWATDVDKEKGSFDYLMFADIDHSHPDVETELNKWGKWVLQETGAYGFRFDAVKHISQSFIAQFVKQLREGENSKAKAFCVGEFWHDSIDALEAYLDGLGTQFSCFDSCLQDNFYQAGEARENYDLRKIFDGSLVQRRPIDAVTLVDNHDTQIGQSLERWVSSAFKPLAYALILLRVDGYPCVFYGDLYGCGGENPQKPVNQLEDIVRCRKLFAHGELHDYWDHPNCLAWVRVGDEEHDGCVVVICNGKGDGSKRCEVGVEHKGEKWTDVLGWYQGEVTIGDDGWAEFYSPPESISIWTKVDARGRDEFQK from the exons ATGGCTCATCACGCGAACGAAGATCACCGTGGCAAGCCCG GAAACTTTACAATGATGCAGTATTTCGAGTGGTACGctgaaggtggtggtgtaCACTGGAAAAAGTACGAAAAAGACTCTGAAAGGCTGGCCAATATGGGCATCACTGCCTGTTGGATTCCTC CTCCTACCAAAGCCTCTAGTCCCAAAGGCACAGGATATGATAT CTATGATGTCTGGGACTTGGGGGAGTTTGATCAGAAGGGATCCGTCGGTACCAAATGGGGTACTAAAGAAGATCTTTTAAAAGCAATTAACGCTGCTTCTGAGAAGGGCATTATCACTTACATTGATGCTGTCCTAAATCACAA GGCAGGCGCTGATGATACAGAAGAGTTTATGGCCACCATGGTGGACGAGAATAACCGTAACAAGGAAGTGGGAGAGATGCACAACATTGAAGGCTGGACTAA GTTCACTTTTCCTGGAAGAGGCGACAAGTATTCCAGCATGAAATGGAATTTCAACCATTTCACAGGGGTAGACTATGACGCGAAGACTGAGACGACTGCTATCTTCAAG ATTCAAGGCGACGGGAAGCATTGGGCCACTGACGTTgataaagagaaaggatCTTTTGATTATCTCATGTTT GCTGATA TTGACCATTCTCACCCTGACGTTGAGACCGAGCTCAA CAAATGGGGTAAATGGGTCCTCCAAGAGACAGGTGCCTACGGTTTCCGATTTGACGCCGTCAAACACATCTCT CAATCATTTATCGCCCAATTTGTCAAGCAACTTCGAGAAGGCGAGAACTCCAAGGCAAAGGCTTTTTGTGTCGGAGAGTTCTGGCATG ACTCTATCGATGCTCTTGAAGCATATCTTGATGGACTTGGGACCCAGTTCTCCTGCTTTGACTCATGCTTGCAAG ACAATTTCTAT CAAGCTGGAGAAGCGAGGGAGAATTATGACCTGCGAAAGATTTTTGACGGTTCCCTTGTTCAACGTCGACCTATCGATGCCGT GACCCTTGTTGACAAC CACGACACTCAAATCGGCCAGTCTCTTGAGAGATGGGTATCATCAGCCTTCAAGCCCTTGGCCTACGCTTTAATCCTTCTGCGCGTTGACGGTTACCC ATGTGTGTTCTACGGCGATCTTTATGGGTGTGGCGGTGAGAACCCCCAGAAGCCCGTTAATCAGCTTGAAGACATTGTTCGTTGCCGAAAGCTTTTCGCACACGGCGAGCTTCATGACTACTGGGACCATC CCAACTGTCTCGCTTGGGTCCGTGTTGGTGACGAGGAGCATGATGGTTGCGTTGTCGTGATCTGCAACGGCAAAGGTGACGGTTCAAAGCGATGCGAAGTCGGTGTAGAGCACaaaggagagaaatggACTGATGTGCTCGGGTGGTATCAGGGAGAGGTTACCATTGGCGACG ATGGCTGGGCTGAGTTTTACTCCCCTCCCGAGAGTATTTCTATCTGGACTAAGGTGGATGCCCGTGGGAGGGATGAGTTCCAGAAGTGA
- a CDS encoding rhomboid-like protein has product MVPRQPLIGWLSAFTTSTSRPCLSQQVGLPFLRPQRNFSSFTPKSARQYLGRITPKRIAVPRSALEGSSVIDASIPRRSIWRPIVFCVAFGGGGYTLLALYTNYDTQKWSEKLGGGSWWRRNVDQPSDREMIRAKQLEGAKKAQKLLNGLPGTLSFLPNLILIPILRTYVMASEFYLNTPTAQLAPLGLIGMMGGIFMAWKIKRFEPFMRRWFLHRPVIFTASARREWANCVTMFTSTISHQSFAHFGFNSFALFSFGAAAMTFLSSPPSIPSLPTATHAPHFFAFLLTAGLFSSLSSHLWTNIFRLPRLIKAITHPARISTPQALVSQAAILPSLGASGAIYAALTLTACSFPDSSVGIIFIPFLSIPIGWGVGGMVAMDLLGLIRGWRLFDHVAHLAGALFGFVYFAYGREIWAGTRRLLGAQERKAGFV; this is encoded by the exons ATGGTTCCTCGACAGCCATTAATTGGCTGGTTATCCGCCTTCACAACTTCGACCAGTCGACCTTGCCTTTCACAACAGGTGGGActgccttttcttcgtccaCAACGTAATTTTTCGAGCTTCACACCAAAATCAGCAAGGCAGTACCTCGGCAGAATAACTCCCAAGCGGATCGCAGTGCCAAGATCTGCCTTGGAAGGCTCGTCGGTTATCGATGCCAGTATACCCCGGCGGTCAATTTGGAGACCTATAGTA TTTTGCGTGGCATTTGGTGGAGGGGGATACACATTACTAGCACTCTATACCAACTATGACACTCAGAAATGGTCCGAGAAGCTTGGAGGAGGTAGCTGGTGGCGCAGGAATGTGGATCAGCCGTCAGATCGAGAAATGATTAGGGCTAAGCAGCTGGAGGGTGCAAAG AAAGCTCAGAAACTTCTCAATGGACTCCCCGGTACTTTATCATTCCTCCCCAACCTGATCCTCATTCCGATCCTTAGAACCTACGTCATGGCCTCGGAATTCTACCTCAACACTCCCACTGCGCAGCTTGCGCCCCTTGGGCTGATTGGGATGATGGGTGGTATCTTTATGGCTTGGAAAATTAAGAGATTTGAGCCCTTCATGCGAAGATGGTTCTTGCATCGACCGGTAATTTTTACTGCCTCTGCAAGGCGTGAATGGGCCAATTGTGTGACTATGTTTACTAGTACC ATCTCCCATCAATCATTTGCGCACTTTGGTTTCAACTCTTTCGCCCTCTTCTCATTCGGTGCCGCAGCGATgactttcctttcttctccaccttctaTTCCCTCACTTCCTACCGCCACTCACGCTCCCCACTTTTTCGCTTTCCTCCTTACCGCTggtctcttttcttccctctcatcTCATTTATGGACTAACATTTTCCGCCTCCCAAGGCTTATCAAAGCCATCACCCATCCCGCCAGAATATCGACGCCCCAGGCTTTGGTTAGCCAGGCCGCTATCCTCCCCAGCTTGGGAGCTAGTGGCGCTATCTACGCGGCATTGACATTAACCGCGTGCTCATTCCCTGATTCTAGCGTGGGcatcattttcattccTTTCCTATCAATCCCAATTGGCTGGGGTGTTGGAGGAATGGTAGCGATGGATCTTCTCGGCCTTATCCGGGGATGGAG GCTTTTTGACCATGTGGCCCACTTAGCTGGAGCGCTCTTCGGTTTTGTCTACTTTGCATACGGGCGAGAAATATGGGCGGGGACTAGGCGACTTCTAGGTGCtcaagagagaaaggcAGGATTCGTATAA